Proteins encoded together in one Nitrospira sp. window:
- a CDS encoding methyltransferase domain-containing protein, with protein sequence MGRLNATVSPEILDAIHVNVERVGLSNRELAQAVVELSRMFTKDRDGLNGSYLNDRFLGTAYLQYFLPVNLAKIQVLLDEMPTPEVNKGFSVLDLGAGPGTGALAVLDWWHQRKLPYALSVTAIDGSAEALRQARQLWDRYCQAASVGAASLQAYGGDLERRVWLEQVKPRAPFDLIILANCLNEVCTDAHDPTAMRTGLIVESLSLLAPHGTVMIVEPALRGTSRGLFHVRDRLLQERSCTVYSPCLHELSCPALVKPDDWCHEERAWEPPVIIQEIGESVGFIKDALKFSYLLLRKDGRTIVERQPDVYRVVSELRVMKGEKRAWLCNEQGRQEVGRQDRLASSKSEAFDQWHRGAIVQIDRIARKERRGKVSSLGRIEQDGAVIVIRSV encoded by the coding sequence TCAGGCTGTAGTCGAACTGTCCCGCATGTTCACCAAAGACCGAGATGGTCTCAATGGGTCGTACCTCAATGACAGATTCTTGGGCACGGCCTATCTCCAGTATTTCCTGCCAGTGAATCTAGCCAAGATTCAGGTGTTGCTGGATGAAATGCCTACTCCTGAAGTAAATAAGGGTTTCTCAGTCTTGGATCTTGGTGCAGGCCCTGGTACTGGAGCGTTGGCGGTCCTCGATTGGTGGCATCAGCGAAAGCTGCCGTATGCCTTGTCTGTTACCGCGATTGATGGCTCAGCAGAAGCTCTCAGACAAGCCAGGCAGTTGTGGGATCGATACTGCCAGGCGGCTAGTGTTGGAGCAGCGAGCTTGCAGGCCTATGGAGGAGATCTTGAGCGACGAGTCTGGTTGGAGCAGGTTAAACCACGGGCGCCCTTTGATCTTATTATTCTCGCTAACTGCTTGAATGAGGTCTGTACAGATGCGCATGATCCAACCGCCATGCGCACTGGCCTGATAGTGGAATCCTTATCGCTCCTCGCACCGCACGGCACAGTGATGATCGTCGAGCCGGCTCTACGTGGAACCTCCCGAGGATTGTTTCACGTGCGTGACCGACTCCTCCAAGAAAGGAGCTGCACCGTTTATAGCCCTTGCCTCCATGAGTTAAGTTGTCCAGCCTTGGTGAAGCCTGATGATTGGTGTCACGAAGAGCGAGCTTGGGAACCGCCTGTAATAATTCAGGAGATTGGTGAGTCAGTTGGGTTCATCAAAGACGCGCTGAAGTTTTCCTATTTGTTACTCAGGAAGGATGGACGAACGATCGTGGAGCGGCAACCTGACGTATATCGAGTTGTGAGCGAGCTGCGAGTTATGAAGGGGGAGAAGCGAGCCTGGCTCTGTAATGAACAAGGCCGACAAGAAGTCGGCCGGCAGGATCGTCTCGCATCGTCAAAAAGCGAAGCATTCGACCAATGGCATCGTGGCGCGATCGTGCAGATTGATCGGATTGCGCGTAAGGAACGGAGAGGGAAGGTTTCGTCGCTAGGTCGGATCGAACAAGACGGAGCGGTAATCGTCATTC